GTTACATCCTGTTGTTCCTGAAAAATTAGATGAACCCATAACCAGTTTTGGAGAAACTGCAAAATCTTTGTCAGTAATCACTTTTCCGTTTAAATTCTCTAAAACCCAGGTTTGTTGTAGTTTCTTTTCAGCAGCACTTTCGTTAGTTGATACTGTTGAATTTGTAGTTTTACTAGATTTACAGCTGCAAACTAAAGTTACTGCAACAATCAGCATTAAAATCCTTTTCATTTAAAATAAGTTTTATAAGTTTTATTTTACAAAAATATTTTAAACAAAAAGTTTGTATGAATACTAAAAGTTATTTTTAAAACAAATTAAGACATTTACAAATCATTTTAATCTACCTTTTTAAAAACCAAAAGTTTAGCCGTAGGATTTGATAAAGTCAGTCTATTATTTTCAATAGAATATGTAGTAGTACTCTGCAATGCTTTCGTAAAATCACCTTCTTTATTTCCCGGTGCACACGCCATTAAGGTTGAAATAACTTTTGAAAATCGAATTAAATCCTTTTCATAAAAAATGGTACCGCTTATGGCATTACAACCTCCATAACCCATAAATTTATTTTCAGATGAATTGATTTCTATTCTTGGTAATTCTCTTTGAAAATCAGTTACAAAAACTTTAAAGCCATTTAATTCTTCCAAAACCCAAATATCATGTAAGCGATAATCTGTATTATATTTTCCGCATCCGCCTATCTTTTTGGTTTCTA
The sequence above is a segment of the Flavobacterium sp. genome. Coding sequences within it:
- a CDS encoding META domain-containing protein codes for the protein MKRILMLIVAVTLVCSCKSSKTTNSTVSTNESAAEKKLQQTWVLENLNGKVITDKDFAVSPKLVMGSSNFSGTTGCNAIKGDLTSKGEGKLQFATITSETKKCEAKKEGEFLQLLRTTSGYSIDNNKLYLSNQFGLTMSFKKG